Part of the Lynx canadensis isolate LIC74 chromosome E3, mLynCan4.pri.v2, whole genome shotgun sequence genome is shown below.
CCCCGAGTAACCTGGGGCAAGTCCCTTCATGTTCTAAATCTCGGTGTTCTCCGTTTTGCAGACGGCACCATAAAGAACAGTCATTTCAAAAGGTGGTTTTATATGAAAATGACATGATCAGTAAGATTGTTTATTCTGAAAagggagaggagctggggagggtctGTTTCCGTGCATTTCCTACGAGACCACAGAGGCACATTTGCCAAAACCTCTGCgcaccaaaataaaacaaaagcagccAGGCTGGCCTCTACCCGTCCCTACCAAACCGGGGACGCCCTCTCCCAGACACATATAACCCAAGACAAAAACCGTTCTTGTTGGTTCATGCAGAGGCAGACATATGCAGGCAgggacaagaaacaaacaaaaccacacagagggaggggggacaaaattCCACACACAAGCTGCAACTgctgaattttgtttattgtccTTGCCACCCTTAAGGGGTTCCAGTTTCTTTGGTGTCTTTCCTTCGGGGTGGGGGGTACCTTTCGTGACGCTGCCTCTCCATTCCCTTCGTCTTGCTCCCCACCCCTAGCTTGTCCTTTTTCTGGGGCTTGGCGGCCCCTCAGAGCCTAGTCAGGTAGGGTAAGTCCCGGGGTGGAGTGGGAGGGCAGGCAGGCCTGGATCCCTCCCCCAGGTGCCAATTCTCCGCAGTCCTGTCTCCATCGCTGTGTGGTATCCGTGCTGTAGCCTCATCTGGGGCAAGGAAAGAGAGTGACAGTTCTAATTCTGGGTTCTAACTCTTCCTCTCCCGGTCACTTGCTCTGGGTCTCCAGAGAAGGACCCtatcctctctgggcctctgttacCCTCTCCGTAAACCAAATTTCCCTCCAATTGCAaaggttctgtgtttccccttTTGCTCTGGCCACCAGGAAACTCAGAGTCCGATGTGTGTCTCATTTTATTCTATGTTGAGACaatcgttctttttttttcttttttaattttgtaatgtttatttttgagagagggagagagacagagtgtgagcaggggaggggcagagagagaaggagacacagaacccgaagcaggctccaggttctgagctgtcagcacggagcctgacgaggggcttgaactcgtgaactgcgagaccgtgacctgagctgaagccagacacccaactgactgagccacccaggcaccccgagacgACAGTTCTTGGAACCTTGCTCCCCACCTGACCACACACATTCAGGCATGTCCTTTGGAGGCAGAGGGACTTCTACCCCTGACTCTTTACCTCCAGCTCTGCCTCAAGACCGTGCCCCTCGCTTTTTCCGCTCCGTGTTCTGAAGCTTGGTCACCAGCTTCCTCTCGTGGCCACCGGGGCTGGGGCGGTTGGTGTTGGCGGCAGCTTCTCTCTTGCTGCGACCTTTCCGACCTCCTGCTCCTGGGAACCAATCAAGAGACCGAGGTGAGGTGGACGGAGGCCTGATACATCCAAGGAGAGGCAGGGGGTTGGGAGTGCGGGGTGGAAAGAGCACGGGTTGGAGGAAGCAGACTGGAGAGTGGTCACCATATAGCTTTGGGGCACTTGTAACCCCtgtctccccatctgtgaaatgaggggcCCCCATGATCTGTTGTTGCCCCCAAATTCTAGGGGCCTGTGAGGTCCCAGGGCTGAGCAGGACAGCACTAAGGGGAAGAGGGGTTGGAAGGGGTGACTGGAGGGGTCAAGGGAACAGGTTagagaagggtggggggtggggaggagtccAAGGAGGAAtcctagtgggggggggggtgggggtagaaggTAAGGGACCAGGAAGGTGACCGGGCCAGACCTTACCCAGGTAAGAAGGAGCCAGGTTATAGAGGTCATACTCATCCAGGCTGAGGTCTTCGTCCTCCTGACCTGGGGGCTGCTGGGCCGGGCTGGCTGCTTGCGGGAAGGTGGCCATCACACCTGACTTTCCCTTGCTGTCTCCCTGCCGTCTCCCAACGCTTTGTTTGTGTCTGGTTTCCTGACACCTCCCTGTTCACGGGCCCCAACTTATAAGGCCACGTGTCCTCCCCAGGCCCTGTCTGATGCAATCTGGCCCTTTCCCAGAACCCGACCCAGTAAACAGCAATCACGAGAGGGGAAAAGAGTCGGTACTGTGagtcccagccccttcccctcgCCTCCTCCCTCTCACTGGGGCTCGCCCAGCTGGGTATTTTTCCACAGAGGAGATCCCCGCccctcagggaggaggaggaaagaggcagagtcTGAGCATAAACAATCCTTGGGATTATGGCCAGTGGGGATCGGAGGGCCTCACCTGGCCGACTCCTTCCTGTCCGTCTCCTGCCCCCTGCCACACAGCTGACCCCATCCCAATTCTGCCTTAGACGCAGGACCCTGGTGGCAGATTATGAAGAACACTCCATGAAATAGGTCAGCTGTTCTCACCCCGAACACACCCAACACCCCTTTTTGATAAGAAACATCTGGAAAGCCCCCTTCATATCCCGAGCTAGgaagggggggggtgtgtggTGATGGAGTGGGTCCCTAGGTAGTTTCCCTCACCCAACAGGGTGCAGATTCTGGAGCCAGCTGCCCTGGATTCAAACCTCTGGTCCACTACTTCCTGGGTGACCccagacaagtcacttaacctctctgtgcctcggttttctcCTCTGTACAAATGAAGATGATAATCATTGCATTGACTTCACAGGGTTGGTGAGAGAATCGAATGAGACACCTCAGGGAAGGACACTTGCGACAGTGCCTGGCACGCTCCTACGGTCTTAGCTTCCCTATGAGTTATCCGCACAATTTCCAAACAACTCAATGATGCCGTCACCGTAATGGGAAGGCGACGTGAAAGGAAACCCACTTATGCTGCAATAATGTCTTTCAAACCATGGAAATGCTGAGGGAGAAGACATTGCGGAGTAAACAGGCATTTGGGCCTACTTAATATGAACGAAAGGAAGGGATTCAGATAAGAAATGCATGAAGATGGAATGTTCCACACTTGCCTGAAGGGATCTGCTCGCGTGGGTTGAGCTGACCCAGAGAGGGCCACACCTGGGGTGGCCCACTCACACTTTCCCTGGGGTTTATGTGCCAAAtcccagggctggggctgaggaCCTTCTCGGGCTTAGCCAGGTGTTTAAATTCTCTGCTCACTTGCCCACCTTGCTGTGAGCCCATTCAAACACCGTTCCCTCTCAGTGCTACCTAAATTTTACCTCCCCCAAAACCCTGTAATAACCCAGTCTCGTTCTGTGTTGAACACGAAGAGGCACTTCTGCTCCCGTTTCTCCCTAGCCTGAGCCAGAATtaactttagtttttgtttttcaggtttggTTGATATGTGAATTCCTGAACATCCAGGAAATGAAAGTGAGGTCACCTGAATAAAACAGAGCTTGGGACAATCACAGACGGACCGAGGGCAGGCCGCCCCACAATGTGCCGCTTCAGCAtattggctattttattttattttttcaatgtttattgttgagagagagaggggcggagaggcagagagaaagggagagagagaatcccaagcaggcccacacggtcagtgcagagcccgatgcagggctcgaacccacgaacggtgagctcgtgacctgagctgaaaccaagagtcaaatgcgtaaccaacgaagccacccaggcacccctagcatattgattatttttttttttaattttttttaacatttatttatttttgagacagagagagacagagcatgaacgggggagggtcagagagagggagacacagaatctgaaacaggctccaggctctgagctgtcaacacagagcccgactcggggctcgaactcacggaccgcgagatcatgacctgagccgaagtcggccgcttaaccgagtgagccacccaggcgccccgtatattgattattttgaataaaagttacTTCAGAGACAACCTGTGGTGAGAAGGGCAGACCCTCCTCAGTTGCCgagagcaggaaataaatctcccaggTGAAAGTTAAGGAGGTAAAGAGACACCCTGATCACCAGACATAGGAGATTTAGAGCCAAGATGTCCGTGATTTTTTTACTCATTTCCTATCCCAGCCCAAAATCTGTTTAGAATTGCTTACAAATTAAAGCTCCCCAAGTTaagttctctttctcctttcaattCCTCATGGATTTATGGTCTCTTCGTCGAAAAGGATAAAAACTGCCTGCTTTGGTCATTTTTGTTAGGTCTCAATTTCATGACGGGGGGCCCCACGCGCGCATAATAAAACTTCGCTTTTTCCTGTTGTTTATCTGTCTCGTGTCCACTcaattcttttttcaacgttttttttttgtttttttttttgtttttttttaatttattttttgggacagacagagacagagcatgaacgggggaggggcagagagagagggagacacagaatcggaaacaggctccaggctctgagccatcagcccagagcccgacgcggggctcgaactcacggactgcgagatcgtgacctggctgaagtcggacgcttaaccgactgcgccacccaggcgccccccgtgtCCACTcaattcttagtccagctagaagctTCTGAAGGACAGGGGAAGAATTTTTCCTTCGCACGAATACTAACAGACCAGATGATCAGGGGCAGAGGAAAATAACCTTAAACCAAGATGCCACACGCAGGCAAATTAAGGTGGAGACAATGAGGAAATACGCGGTTCCTACGAGGCAGGGGACTTCACCACTGCATGTGATGGAGTACGTTCTAGCCTCACGTCCTCGTAAAGGAGCGTTTTAGCTTCATGACTGTCTAGCAGGACAAACGTCTGCACCCTGTCGTGGTCACTACCAAgaacaccccccaccctccaaatTCCCGAGCTGCCCAGGCCCTTGTACGAGCTGCGAGATCCTGGGCTCCCTTCTGACTTTCCATTGGCTCAGCTGCACGGGGAAGATGGTGACAGAACCACTAGGTGCGACAGGCCTTTGTCCTGAGCCAGCACAGTGTAGACCGCTATTTCCTCCGATCTTTGGAGAAGGGAAATTGAAG
Proteins encoded:
- the NUPR1 gene encoding nuclear protein 1, which translates into the protein MATFPQAASPAQQPPGQEDEDLSLDEYDLYNLAPSYLGAGGRKGRSKREAAANTNRPSPGGHERKLVTKLQNTERKKRGARS